The Piliocolobus tephrosceles isolate RC106 unplaced genomic scaffold, ASM277652v3 unscaffolded_41064, whole genome shotgun sequence region TGGGGTCAGCATGGATGTGTTGTGACCTTCTGCGGGTCATGAATGCTGTGCAGAACTTGGGGAATACCCTTTCCCCCTCTAAAATGTCCTGACCTTACACATTTGACCCACAGCTTTAGAGACTTCACGGACGAGCCCCATCCACAGACCTCCAACGCTTCACTTCTAGTCTCTTCCTTTTGGCCAGCATGACCCATCAATAAAGAAGCCCAAACCCTCGCAAATTCAATTGAAAACCCTGACTCTGCTTTCCTAGAATTTAGGAAATCTACACTTTGAACGCTTGGCTTTGAAGAAACACTGTTTTCCCCTGGTCCGTTTACTTCCGTGGCAGCTGCTTAAGTATGTACAGTCCTGCTGCACCCAACCCCACGCCAGCAGGGCAGGCTGGCACCCCACTGCTGTCCATGCAGTCTCTGGGGTCCCACCAGCTCCTGTAAGGCAGAACTAAGCTGCATGACACACAGAGGTCTTGGTTTTGTACAGAACCTTTAATTGCAAACAACTTGAAAGCAGCCATCCTGGGGGTGGCAGGGGAGAACTCACCACACCCTCCCCTCAGTATTCTtcgccttcctcagcctcagcTTCCACGGAATCCACGCCCACCTCTTCGTAATCCTTCTCCAGAGCTGCTAGGTCCTCTCGGGCCTCAGAGAACTCTCCCTCTTCCATGCCTTCGCCCACGTACCAGTGCACAAAGGCCCGCTTGGCATACATGAGATCGAACTTATGGTCCAGGCGGGCCCAGGCCTCCGCGATGGCCGTGGTGTTGCTCAGCATGCACACGGCCCGCTGCACCTTGGCCAGGTCTCCCCCAGGGACCACTGTGGGGGGCTGGTAGTTAATGCCCACCTGCCGGAGAAGGGAAATAAAGCAGTCTGTGAAGCTTATATCAAACCTAGAAATGGTAGCTACTTTTCCTCAAACAGAAGACAAGGAGAATGTCACCTTGTAGGTGACAAGGAGAATACTCAGTTCACCTCACAAACGTCACTAAGCCCTTCTCTGCGCCAGGCAGGGTGGTAGTTCCAGATGGAGAACACAGAAAGGAACCTTGGAGGTAGCCACCCTGGTGGGATCCTAAGCTACCTAAAGGGCTGTGTCCTAGTACCTGTGACATGTGATACGTGCCCAGGTGAAGACAGTCTTCCCTCTGAAAATGTATGCTGCTTGTCTTCTTTGTAGATTACAATTAAATTCTCTAGCTAAACTCTTTCCACCCAGATAGATTCAGAGTATACAACTCTTCCCCATGCTATCACAAGGAACATCATACCCACTTCTGACCCACAAAACAAGCCACTGTGGATATGCAAAGGTAGCAGATCATGAGGCAAGAGTCATGAATGCTGCTACCACAGCATCAGGAAGTGGTCAAAGTGGTCCATGTGCCTGCCTAAGTAGGGGGTGGCATTCCAAGGTGGTAACCAAAGGGGAAGCATTCCAAGTTTCAGAACTCGGGATTAACATGACCTGAGGTCCTGGCAGCAGTGCACAGGGTCAACTAGAGCAGGGATCAGCACACTTGTTCTATAAATGACAacatcaggccaggtgtggtggctcaagcctgtgaccccagaactttgggagactgaggtaggcagatcacgtgaggccaggggtttgagaccagcctggccaacatggcgaaaccccatgtctactaaaaatacaaatactagctgggtgcagtggctcatgcctgtaatccagcacttgggaggctaaggcgggtggatcacctgaggccaggagttcgagaccagcctggctaacatggcaaaatcccatctctactaaaaataaaaaaattagcaggtgcctgtaatcccagctacttgggaggctgaggcagagaacttcttgaacctgggaggtggaggatgcagtgagccaagatcgcgctactgcactgcaacctgggtgacaaagcgagactgtctcaaaaaaaaaaaattacccgggcgtagtggtgcatgtctgtggtcccagctactcgggaggctgaggtgagagaatcgcttgagcctgagggcagaggttgcagtgagccaggatcacactaCTGTACCTCAGCCTGGGgtacaaagcaagaccctatctcaaaaaattaataaataaataaataaatctcaccACAGATATATAGTGTGATGACTCAGAAATAGAGTTCAAAAGACATcactgggctgggcccagtggctcacgactgtaatcccggcactttgggaggctgaggtgggcagatcgcctgaggtcaggagttcaagaccaacctggccaacatggtgaaaccccgtctctactgaaaatacaaaaattagctgggtgtagtggcaggtacttgtaatcccagctacttgggagggtgaggccggagaattgcttgaacccgggaggcagagttgcagtgagctgagatcataccactgcattccagcctggtcgacagagcaagactgtctcaaaaaaaaaaaaaaaaaaaaattcagtgattcAATTATCAACTCTGGTTCACTACTTTATGCCCACATGCCTAGCCCATGGAACAGGGATACTCTCCCCAAAGGATGCAGGCCTTCAGGGACAGTGTTATTTTGTGCGTCTGCTGCTTGCAGAAAGTCCTCCACATCACCCAGTCATACCTTAAATCCAGTCGGGCACCAATCCACAAACTGGATAGTGCGCTTGGTCTTGATGGTGGCGATGGCCGCGTTGACGTCTTTGGGGACCACGTCCCCCCTGTACAACATGCAGCAGGCCATGTACTTGCCATGGCGAGGGTCACACTTGACCATCTGATTGGCTGGCTCGAAGCAGGCATTGGTGATCTCGGCCACGGACAGCTGCTCGTGGTAGGCCTTCTCGGCTGAGATGACCGGGGCGTAGGTGGCCAGGGGGAAGTGGATGCGGGGGTATGGCACTAGGTTGGTCTGGAATTCGGTCAAGTCCACATTCAGGGCCCCATCGAATCGCAGGGAGGCCGTGATGGAGGACACAATCTGCCCAATCAGGCGATTGAGGTTGGTGTACGTGGGACGCTCGATGTCCAGGTTGCGCCGACATATGTCATAGATGGCTTCATTGTCGACCATGAAGGCGCAGTCAGAATGTTCCAGGGTCGTGTGGGTGGTCAGGATGGAGTTGTAGGGCTCCACCACGGCCGTGGAGACCTGGGGGGCTGGGTAAATGGCAAACTCTAGCTTGGACTTCTTGCCGTAATCCACTGAGAGCCGCTCCATGAGCAGAGATGCAAACCCAGAGCCAGTGCCGCCCCCAAAGCTGTGGAAGATGAGGAAGCCCTGCAGTCCCGTGCACAGATCCGCCTGAGAGAAACCAGACAACGTGAGTCAATGCCCGTGGAAGCCACACCACCAACTTCCAACAAGCCAGGGCCACTTCTCTTTGCCTCTGAAGACTTGATAAGGATTCAAATCATCCATGATAAACACGCAGTACACTTTGAGGCAAAGAAAAGCAGACAAAGATCTACAGACAAATCACCATTGCAGACTCAGTAGGACTCAAGATGCTGgtctaagtttttgtttgtttgcttgtttgtgatggaatcttgctctgttgcccaggctagagtgcagtggtgcaatctcagctcactgcaacctctgcctcccaggttcaagcaattctcctgcctcagcctctcaagtagctgggagtatgggtgtgcaccaccacatccagctaagttttgtatttttagtagacatagagtttcaccatgtaggccaggctggtctcaaactcccgacctcaggtgatccacccacttcagcctcccaaagtgctgggattacacgtgtgagccaccgcgcctggccaacatgctgatctaaattttgataaaatgacctccctttcaccttccaagAACTACCCTCCCATGCAAGACAATGGCCACATGAAACCTTCTCTTCTTACCAGTTTGCGGATCCGGTCCAGAACTAGGTCAACAATCTC contains the following coding sequences:
- the LOC113219590 gene encoding tubulin alpha-3 chain, whose protein sequence is MPSDKTIGGGDDSFNTFFSETGAGKHVPRAVFVDLEPTVVDEVRTGTYRQLFHPEQLITGKEDAANNYARGHYTIGKEIVDLVLDRIRKLADLCTGLQGFLIFHSFGGGTGSGFASLLMERLSVDYGKKSKLEFAIYPAPQVSTAVVEPYNSILTTHTTLEHSDCAFMVDNEAIYDICRRNLDIERPTYTNLNRLIGQIVSSITASLRFDGALNVDLTEFQTNLVPYPRIHFPLATYAPVISAEKAYHEQLSVAEITNACFEPANQMVKCDPRHGKYMACCMLYRGDVVPKDVNAAIATIKTKRTIQFVDWCPTGFKVGINYQPPTVVPGGDLAKVQRAVCMLSNTTAIAEAWARLDHKFDLMYAKRAFVHWYVGEGMEEGEFSEAREDLAALEKDYEEVGVDSVEAEAEEGEEY